From Vitis vinifera cultivar Pinot Noir 40024 chromosome 14, ASM3070453v1, a single genomic window includes:
- the LOC104881517 gene encoding probable disease resistance protein At4g27220 yields MGLDLFDCIDSLEQARDKLLALVEILKASGLLLDSHEDRHNFVRMPDVVYDVAREIASKDPHPFVVRDDVGLEKWSETDESKSCTFISLRCKIVHELPQGLVCPDLQSFLLHRNNPSLNIPNTFFEGMKKLKVLDLSNMHFTTLPSSLDSLANLRTLRLDGCELEDIALIGKLTKLEVLSLAGSTVQQLPNEMVQLTNLRLLDLDDCEELEVIPRNILSSLSRLECLSMISSFTKWVVEGESNACLSELNHLSYLTNLSIEIPDAKLLPKDILFENLTSYVILIGDDDRQEFRTKRTLKLQSVNRSLHLGDGISKLLERSEELEFVELSGTRYVFYLSDRESFLELKHLQVSDSPNIRYIIDSKDHRFMQHGAFPLLEALALERLDNLREVWHDPIPIGCFGNLRTLDVHSCPKLKFLLFLSTARGLSQLEEMTIVNCDAMQQIIVYERESEIKEDGHAGTNLQLFPKLRSLKLCSLPQLINFSSKLETTSSTSLSRNARSKDSFFSHKVC; encoded by the coding sequence ATGGGTTTAGACTTGTTTGACTGCATCGACTCATTGGAGCAAGCAAGAGATAAACTACTTGCATTGGTGGAAATCCTCAAAGCCTCAGGCTTGTTACTTGACAGTCATGAAGATAGACACAATTTTGTGAGGATGCCCGATGTTGTTTATGATGTTGCCAGAGAAATTGCATCCAAGGATCCTCATCCATTTGTAGTCAGAGACGATGTTGGATTGGAAAAATGGTCAGAGACTGATGAATCCAAAAGCTGTACTTTCATCTCTTTGCGTTGCAAAATTGTGCATGAGCTTCCTCAAGGGTTGGTATGTCCGGACCTTCAATCTTTTCTATTGCACAGAAACAATCCTTCCTTGAATATTCCGAACACATTTTTCGAAGGGATGAAAAAACTCAAAGTTTTGGATTTGTCAAATATGCATTTTACAACACTACCTTCATCACTTGATTCCCTTGCAAATCTCCGAACATTGCGTCTAGATGGGTGCGAGTTGGAAGACATTGCTCTaattggaaagctaacaaaactAGAAGTTCTTAGCTTGGCCGGTTCTACAGTCCAACAATTGCCTAATGAAATGGTGCAACTGACCAATCTAAGACTGTTGGATTTGGATGATTGCGAGGAGCTTGAAGTAATTCCACGAAATATCTTATCAAGTTTGTCTCGATTAGAATGTTTGAGCATGATATCTAGCTTTACTAAATGGGTGGTTGAAGGTGAAAGCAATGCTTGTTTATCAGAGCTAAATCATTTGTCTTATTTGACAAATTTATCTATAGAAATACCTGATGCTAAGTTGCTACCAAAAGACATTCTATTTGAGAACTTGACAAGCTATGTGATATTGATAGGTGATGATGATCGGCAGGAATTTAGAACCAAAAGAACATTGAAGCTCCAGAGTGTCAATAGAAGCTTACATTTAGGGGATGGAATTAGCAAGTTGTTGGAGAGAAGTGAAGAACTAGAGTTCGTGGAATTAAGTGGTACTAGATATGTTTTTTACCTATCAGATAGGGAGAGTTTTCTTGAATTGAAGCATCTCCAAGTAAGTGACAGTCCCAATATTCGATATATCATTGATTCAAAGGATCACCGGTTTATGCAACATGGTGCCTTTCCTCTATTGGAGGCATTGGCTCTTGAGAGGCTGGATAACTTGAGAGAAGTATGGCATGATCCAATTCCAATAGGGTGTTTTGGTAACTTAAGAACCCTAGATGTGCATTCATGTCCTAAATTGaaatttctcctttttctttccacGGCTAGAGGCCTTTCCCAACTTGAAGAAATGACGATAGTAAATTGCGATGCCATGCAACAAATAATCGTCTATGAAAGGGAGTCAGAAATAAAAGAAGATGGACATGCTGGGACCAACTTGCAATTATTCCCAAAATTGAGATCCTTGAAGCTTTGTTCTCTACCGCAACTCATCAACTTCAGTTCTAAGTTAGAAACAACATCTTCCACATCTCTGAGTAGAAATGCAAGGTCGAAAGACTCATTTTTCAGTCATAAGGTATGTTAA